Within Micromonas commoda chromosome 9, complete sequence, the genomic segment CCGTTTGTTCCGCCGCTCGCaccgcagccttcgccgtcgccgccgcctccctcgcctcgccctccgccgcccccgcgcgtctctccgcgtccccgagcgccgcctcaagcgcggcgatcctggcgttcacggcgacgatcgagtcctccgtcgcgtgtggcgacacagctggcgtcgaTTCGGAAGATCTTTTCGCGTCGAGCgcttcggcgacggctcgcttggcgtcggcggcgtgcgcctcTGCTCGTTCGGTTCTCTGctcggacgccaccgcggcctcctcggcggcggcggcagcctccttggcgcccctcgcggcggtctccgcggcgccgagcagtCCGCCGATCCTCTccaccgtcgcctcggcggcgtcgttggaTGCGGAGATCTTCGCGTTCGTCTCGGCGAGGATCTGCGCGCGCatctcgtcgcggacgcggccgaTGGTGGCCTCGACGTAGGGCGCGATgatcgacgcgacgctctcctggatgcgacgcgtcacggcctcgtcgatcgcggcgtggGGGACCGCggccggcgaccgcgcgtcgatgcgcgactcgagctcgtcgttgAACGCAGCCTGTCGCCTCCTCATCGCTTCCAGCTCGGACTGcagcgaggcgacggcgacggcgacgtcctccatcgacccggcggaggacgcgaagtccggcgcgggcgtggcgTACGGCGATGTTTCCACCCCGCCGGTGCCTCCGCCCGACGGGGTcttcatcgccgacgccggggcggtcgcgggaGTTCCCCCGTTGGTCGCTTTATTTGGGGTGGAGGTCCGGTTGTTGCCGTTCCTGGAGGGGGTCTGGAGGTCGTTGAGcctgccgccgcgctcgagctcggcgacgcgcgcctccgcctgcttccgcgcgcgctcgcgcatttggttctccgcggcgagacggATCTTGTTGAGGTGCTCCATGTCGTCCCCACCGACGGAGGGGGCAGACCGGGgaccctcgcgtcgtgctAACACTGatggggacgaggacgaggggcGCTGAGGAATCTTTCGACCCGGCTGCTCGGTTTCAAGTGTGATCGTAAATATCGATGAAAACGCGGCATGTTTGATCGTGTACATTGAAAGCAATTTTATCTAGTTGAAAGCAGCGCGGCTggtcctccgcggccgcgtcgtcgacgaccctcgtcgacgccgccgtcgcgaggaccgcgcgacgagcgcgcggtcgagtCACTTACAGCGCGTTGAGGGTCGCCACGACACCTCCGatggcgccgatgccgagcACCACCGGCACGACGTAGTTCATCAcgggcgtcgcctcgccgctctccgccACGTATCCCTTATCGTCGGGCTTCCACAGCGGGTTGCCGTCCTTGTCCTCGAAGTTGTTCGCCTCCAGCTCCATCACCACCGTGCGCGTCGGGTCCTTCAGGTTGATCTCGGTGATGTCCCCGGAGATTGTCCCGAGGCCCATGGAGATGAGCTGCTTGAGGCCCTTGAAGTCGATgccggcctcctccttcggctcctccttcggcgcgtccttcttggcggccgcggtcgcgatgcgGAAGGCGCGAGGGGAtcgggacgcggcggagcgcgcgcgaagcgccacggggcgcgcggtgagAGTCTGGGTGGAGATGGCGAACATGGTCCGGCGTCTCTGGTGCGGGCAGCTGTGGATCGGCAAGGTGCCAGCGTGGCTTCTCCGGTCGGCTGATATTTTTCCAACAGAAGCCGGCGATGATTCTGAGGTTGTTAGTtgtcgggggcgcgggaggttcggggcgggcggcatGCGCATCCCCGTGTGGATCTTCACCGGCCCGTTGGGCGCGGGAAAGAGCACCGTCATcaacgcggtgctcgacgccCTGCCGAAGTCGAGCAACCCCGCGTGCATAACCCACCACTTCGCGATGAGCTACGGTTGCGAGAGCACGCCGGTTCGCAgggacccggcgtcgacAGGGCGCTCCAAGTCGCACGCCAACGAGACGGCCGCGCGACTCAACCTGGCGTTCTACGACGAGGTGTACGACTTTGGCAGCGGGTGCATATGTTGCTCTCCAAAGGGCGACTTTGCGCGGAGGCTCTGGGCGCTGGCGCGATGGAACGACGAGGATTTGACCCAGAAGGTGACGCATCTCTTCGTCGAAACCACGGGACTTGGCGAGCCGGACGCCTTCGCGAAGCTCTTCttccacgacgacgtcgtcgccgccgccttcgagctccggtgcgtcgtcgcggtggtgaaCCCGGCGAACGTGGCtcccgcgctggacgaggtTCCGCCCGCGGGGTTGGCAAACaagccggcggcgcagctcgcgcccgcATCCGTGCTGTGCGTCAACCCGCGAGCCGGTGCCGACGGTGCCAACGGTGCCGACGGTGCCGACGGTGCCGACGGTGCCGACGGTGCCGCGGATGGACTCgagagggcgaggcgcgcggcggcgcccggcgcggtcgtcgtcgacgcgtccgcgctcacGTCGGATCCGAGAACGTTCGGAAGGTGTTgtctcgacgccctcgccgacgcgcccgccttTGATcagtccgccgccgcgcgtcgcgacccgagcttcgccgacgccgacgccgacgcgacggtgccGCTCGTGCAGACGTCGCTGGCGCTGGGCAGCGCGCACGACGGCCGCGTGGTCACCGCGTGTTGCGCGGAGCGAGGCGCGTTGAACAgggtcgcgttcgtcgaATGGATCCAATcggtgcacgcggcggcggggggcggttTGGCGAGGTGCAAGGGAGACGTGGAGCTCGCGGGGGAAGGCGGCCGGAGACTGGtggtggacggcgtcggcggcgcgttgacgctgcgggaggaggcgggacGAGAAGAGCGCAgtcggggcgcggcgggggacgggaCTGATCAAAGGGACGGGACGGAAGGCtggggaggcgacgggccgAAGGCGCCGCTCTGCGGGGACGCGTCGTGCCAAATCTCGGAGCACCGACACGGCGATCGACCGTCGCGGGTGTTCTTCGCGGGCAAATCGATGAAGGTTTCGAAGCTTCGAGCGGGTTTCCGCGCGTGTTTCGTGCCGAAAGGATTCGAGTGGGCCGCGGATATCGAGGTGGACTTTCCGGGCCGAGGGGACATGGGAAAGGAGGTCgaagtccgcggcgagcgggtggCGCTGTGGAGGGTAGACGGGCAGTTcaaggcgatcgcggcgatctGTCCGCACGCCGGCGGTGAACTGGCTAAAGGATCGGTGTTATCGATGGGCGAGGGGGGGCAGAAGCTGCTGAGTTGCCCGGTGCATTTCTTCACGTTCGACATGGAGAGCGGCGAGTGCGTCACCGCGAAATCGTGTTCTCGTGCGAAGGTGTACGAGACTCGGGTTGCTTTGGGTGGGATATACGTGCGCGTtcagggcgcgggcgtggatGGGGACGAGGCGGGGGCTCGCGATGGTGATGATGGGGAGGAGGATGGATACAGGCCACTCGCCGTGGTTGACTTTGACGCGAACGGCAACGTAGTCCGAGTAGGATGAAGGGCACGTTAAGGCTATGAACACTTCATCGCGTAGGATATCATTAtaacaacaacaacaacaacaacaacaacaacaacaacaacacgAGCGGGAGCGGTGGGAGGTGATCGCGACGATCACACCGGGGGCCGCTTTGGAACAACCTTGTTTTTCTTcaccttggccttcttcttctgcACCCCGGCGTTCTTGACGACGACAGCCGCCGACTTGCAAGACGCGAGGCACGGTCCCATCGACGGTAATTTGAATTTCAACTTCCACGGGCGCTTGCTCCCGGAAGACTTGGTCTGGCGCTTTGTGCTGGGATCGGTGCTCCTCTTCGGCGAGGTTGCGTTTGCCTGGGCGACGCCCACCTTTGCGCCCCTCCGCCATTTCCAATCTTTCATCCACTTTGGCAAAGGAGGCAGTTTCATCCACTTCGGCAAAGGAGGGATCATCTTCTTTCCTTGCTTTCGGCGTCGGTACATGATGTACCCGGCGCCGGCTAGGAGCGCGGCAAAGGCGATGGTAGAGACCGAGACGATGGCGATGTTCTCCGGCTGTTCGATCCACACctccggcggaggcggcggcggcgagggcggtggggaaggcggcgccggtggtcCGCCGGCAAAACAGTCCATAGTGCCCGAGATGTTGAGGCAGACGTTGTCGTAGTTCAGGCACCAGAAACTGTGACGGCTCATGTAGTAATCGTACCACGCTCTTGAGCATGGAGACCAACAGTCTGTGACGTTTTTGTCGCCGGTTTTGTTGTAATCGTAGAAGCAATCAGAATTTCCCCAATTGGAGCCGTAATGCATGATAGGGAGACCCGGTAATTTTTGATCCTGTATGCAGCTCAAGCCGGCAATGTTTCCACCTTCGTCGTGATCGTGAGGGAACCCGACCTGATGTCCGACCTCGTGCGCTATGGTCGTGATGTCATTCCACGTTACACCCAGGAAAAAGAGACCGTCGCCATTTTTGCCCGCCGAAACAGTCACGGAGGCAGAATATCTTGGACTACAAACCGATCTCATGTAGGCGACTCCAGCATATTTAGACACTATATTTCCCTGAAGGAAATGCATGGCGTCGTGAGGGATGCTGTTTTCTCTCGCATAGGACATCCACCACTTGTTGACTTCGCCAAGGCAACCATCAATGCACGCGTTCCTGATTTCATCTGGCTCGGTCGTCGTGAACGATATCTGCTGCCTGAGGATGATCTCGAGTCGGGGCGAGGACAGCTCCAAGAAAATCAAGTTTACCACATTGAACATCATGACGTTGTCCGCTTGCAACGCGCTCAGCGCGTCATTACTCGGCGTAGTGGCGTTCATTGCAAAGAGCTCTTCCTTTGTCTTGCCTGTAGCCCTCATAGATCCATCGTTTGTCGACCTCGCGCCAGCCTTGTACATGTTCACACGGTTCAAGTCATTGACGACGACCATCTCCATCTTGGCGTTTGTGCCGACCGCGTATGCCGCGTTCAGCCTGCGACGTgcgatggacgcgaacgcTGGATTTTGACCTGCGATGTGAGCCAAGTTATCGACAAAGGAAAACCTGTTGCCGTTGTCGCCTCTGGCAGAGATGATGTGATCAACATCCACCTCGggttcctcgtcgtcgccgtggattCGGGCGGTTGCGACGTGGTCTCCGTCGTGATTCGACCCCGCGGGATCGAGCGTGATGCGATGCCCGTCGACCATGATGTGCCCGCGCATGCCTTCGCACAGcgtcatcgcgaccgcggacCAGCCATCGGCGTCTTTAACGCGACCGTGGTAGTGGCAGTTCACGCTCGAaacgggcgcgtccgcgagcgagccGTCCGCCTGATACACCGTCTCGCGGTAGTCCTGATGGAACAGCGCATCGTTGCGCTCCAGATGGATGTCAAACTGCTCTTCGAATGCGTGGAGGGTGAACCGAAGGGTCTTGGGGTGCTTCCCGCTATCCCTTTCCGACACCAGGTTCCGCGATTCCGCAGTGACCTCACggccacgacgacgaacctCTCGGAGACGTTGCGCCCTGGGCGACGAAGGAGCCACGTCGATGCCTTGGCATACGGTCAGTATGCACGCCAACAaaaacgcgagcgcgacacGCGGCGTGGACATCGCCGGCATGTCGGAGTGAGTGCGGTTGATCACATTCACCCGAATATGGGTTGTTTGTTCGGGCGACGGAACCACGTGTCGAAAATTGTTGAACCCTCCAATCTTTTCTCTCTATTTAAGGGTTACGCAGTCACTGCAGTCTTGGGCCAGTTCTCGTTGACCCACTTCTTGAActtcgcgcacgccgccgcgtacccGTCCTCAACCTTGGAGTCCGAgatgacctcgtcgccgtgcacgaAGACGGCGTGCATGCCCAGGTCAACCTCGCCCGCGTAGGCGCCGGCGTTCACCGCCTTGGCGTactcctccttctcgtcccTCACGACGTCCTCGGTGGGCTTGCTCAGCTCCGCCACCCACGCGTCGTGGCCGAGGGGCTTCCCCGTCAGGTCCTGCACCATCTTGAGGAACCCGGGCTCGCCGCTGCCCGCGAGCCAGTACGACCTGAGCATCTCCGGTCCAATCTCCGGGttgtcgacgatgacgccgtACTTGCCGAGGAAGTGCGCCCGGGTCTGGTGGACCGCCATCTCGGCGAACACGTACCCGTGGTAGTAGCAGGATGACTCGTCGGAGGTGATGTGCGGCACGGAGAGGAgcgggcgagcggcgagtcCGCCCTGGATCTTGTGCTCgatctcgtcggcgatgcgctcgatGTTCTCCGCGGTGAGAtcagcctcgtcgagctcgtagAGCGCCTTCTCAAAGTAAGGCACGGCGATCATGCCGCGGAGCATGAACACCTCGAAAGGGTGCTTCTCCCGGATGGACCTCTCCAGCAGGTCCCAGGGGATGGGGGATCCGGCGCGGTCCTTGGCGTATCGGCCCagccacgcggcgtcgccgcagaGGGAGTCGAGAAACATCGACTGCGTCTCCGCGAGGGACACCGAGAacggcgcgcgctcctggCTGAAGAGCGGGGAGCCCTGCTCGATGTTCGCGAAGTGCGCGGCGTGCCCACCCTCGTGCATCAGGGTGGTGAGGGCGGTGTTTCCGCTTCCCACCTCGTCGGGGGTTGCGAGCGACGTGAAGTTGGCCTGGCTCGCGTTCCAGGTGCCGTCCTGCGCCTTGTGCGGGGCGATGGGCCAGTGGCAGAACCCGTTGGGGTACTTGCCCTTTCGATCGCAGAGGTCCAGTTGCATCTTGGTGTCGCGGTACCGTATccccatcgcggcgaacgagcgccCCCAAACCTCGGGAGCGTTTTCAAACGGAAAGTACGGGTCCATCTCGCGGCTGAGCTCGCCGCTGAGCGCGTAGGAGATGTTCCAGGgcttgagcgcgtcctcgcccttgtccgccttgagcttggcgagcgccgcgtcgaggatgggcctcgtcgcggtcTCCAGACCGTCGAGCATCTCGAAGCAACGCGCCTTGCTGAAGCCCTCCGCCTGCGTCACCTTCATGTCGTAAAAGTCGACAAACCCGAGCGTCCGAGCGAATCGGTTCCTCTCGGCGATGATCTTGGGGAAGCCGTTGCTCAGGAGGAAGGGTCCCACCttccgcgtcgcctcccaGCAGGACTTCCTCACGGACTCGTCGGAGGCGCTGCGAATCTTGGTGCGGAGCACCGTGGGGgtggcgtcggtgacggtgcCGTCGGACTCCACGTAGGTGAGTCCGAGCTTGTTCCTGGCGCTGTTCATCTTgttctcgagcgcgacggcctcctcgcgcacctTCTTGGCCTCCGCGGACTCGACGATGTAGCACCCGAGGGTCTTCTCGATGTGCttgaggacgacgacctgcgcgtcggtcgcgtcggcgccggcgaggtagCCTCGGACCTTGTCGAGGGtatcgcgatcgccgaggaacgcctcgagcgcgttgaACGACTCGGTGAGGGCGTCGGTGGAGTTGCCCTTGAGGTTCATCTTGGTGGCCCAAAAGTTGTCCTCGTACGCCTTATGAATGCGGGCGTAGTCGGAgttgaacgcgtcgatgaACTCCCCGacgggctcggcgacggcagccATCGCGGTTGCAGATCTGGCCTTGACGCTCCTGGGGCGGATAGGGGCGCTGAGCttggcggacgacgcgcggaaggcgcgggtgccggcgGTGGGGGTGTTGAGGCGGACGGCACTGAtcacgccgcggacggcgaacATTCGCTTGCCGAAGTCGACTGCTCGACTCGTTGTGCGCGAGTCGACGCTTCAGGGGACGACGTCACCTCTAATCGTCAAATCGCAACCGAAGCCAGCTGGCAGCGGgctggcgggggcggagtCGTCAGATTTGAAAAAGCGAGATCTCACCTCGGGGCAGCACCATAGCTCGCCGCGCCATGCCGCCGCGCAAGAAGCCGCCCACCCCCGGCAGCGCGGGCAAGGGCCGCCAGCTGGGGCTCTTCGAGTCCTTCCAGCGGGACACTCCGTCCAAGCGGCGCCGAAAgtccgccggcggggacATCCACCTCGAATACAGCAAGTCCAGGTGAGCACACCACCCGCCCCTCCGTCCGTCCGCTCGATGCACCCTCGAAGACAGTCGACCCTCGACCGgccgtccccgacgcgcgctctcctcacccccgcgccccccgcccgaCGCAGGGCCGGATACGACACCTTCACCGTCAAGTTCATCGAGACGGAGGGCAAATGCGGCGTGGGatacgcgacgggcgcgaacgaggaGGACACCCGTCGATCGGAAGCGGAGTTTGTctccgcgttcgacgaccTCCTGCGGAACCAGCGCGACCAGGTCCCGCCGCACCACTTCTACGAGCGCCTCCTCTCCATCCTCGTCCGCCCGAGGGAGGCGATGCGATTCGACATCGTCGGTGAgatggcggacgacgacgcagatggcggcgacgccgacgacccgcggCATCCCCCCGGCCGAGGATCCCCCGCCGAGGACAGGCGCctggtccgcgccgccgcggacgtcttCACCCGGATCCAGCGCCAGCATCcaaccgcgcgcgtcgccgtcgtggacATCCCAGTCGCCAATCAAACCTCGCCACGTCGCGAACCCGTCCCGTACGTCGAGTCATGCGACGCCACGTGGACGCCGTTGGACAGCGATAAAAGAGCGGGgtcgagcgccgacgcgcacgtcgatGCACAACAATCGCAGGAGATTGGGATTGGTAAGGAGGTgaccgcgaggggcgggggcgcggactGGCGCAGgttccgcgcgctcgtcaagTGCGTGGGCGGGGACCCGGAGATGCTCGACGTCCTGTGCCTGGGAGCCGAGAAGaaatcgacgcggcgatcgtctcgTAAAAACGACACagccggcgctggcgacgacctcgacctcgatcttgacgagaaggaggacgaggtaggggacgtcgcgcggggacgtaAGGGGAAAGGTAAGAAGGGGGGTAAGTCTGCGGTAAATTCgtccgagggcgccgacgccggcccTTACCCCGGGTACGTTCCCccgaggctcggcgccgtgTTGCTCTTCCAGCACTCcgtcgacgtgctcgcggcggacgcggcggcgaggatcgccgtCTTCGAGCGGAGGGTCGCCATGCAGaacgaggtggacgcggcggccaagtCGTCGAACGTGCAAAGGCCGAACgaaccgacgccgtcgaggctcgGGCGACCCTCCGTCCCGTCAAGTGCCGGGGCGTTCTCCCCGGATAGACCCGTGCCCGATTCGCAGGAcagcgacgtcgtcccgGAATCGCCCGACGCGGGGGTTGGGACGCAGTCGCAAAAACaggcgccgcccgtcgaccTCAACGCGCGGGGTAACtgggcgctcggcgtcctgCAGAACTCGCTGCTGTACCGCCTCGTGGGCCTCGCGCCCACacccgccgagggcgcggcgctgatcCGGGACGTCTTCGAGCTCGCCGGTttcgcggcggagaacgcgTTTCGACGTCACGCGGATCATTCGTCCGCCATCGGCCGCCAACCCCCGTCGGAACCCCCGCCCGGGtgcgaggacgcgggcgtcgacgctatcggcgcgagcgcgcaccTGTTCCTCTCGAGGCTCGGCGACCTgctcgacctcgcggagcCCGCGTCTGGAACGTCGGACAGGAGGCTGACGCAGCTGAGGCTcaccgtggacgaggcggcggctaAGTTTTGGAGGTGCACCGGCGGGCTCATGGGCGCCTCGTGCCCggaggcgctgagggagacggaggcgaagcgcgcgtTCATGGCGTCGatgtgcggcggcgcgacggacggcgggacgacgtccggcgcgcgaaGGCGGCTTCGGCTGGTTCGCTCGGCGCTGCGACAGTGCGTGGTCGCGCGGCAGGCGCCGGGGATCATGATCGCGGGACTGGGACGCGagaaggacggcgagggcgcgcgggatGTGTTCGATtacgtcgcgagggacgcgaagACGGCGATCAAGTCGCAGAAGATCAGCGAGGGCAGCGCCGATTTCCGCGAGAGCGTGGGGCGCCTCGGTCTCAtgatcggcgccgccgcgcaagccgccgccgccttgtcgGATCCCGGGAAGCGCACGTACGAGGGTTCGCTGAGGGCGGGGGTCAAGGCGTtcgtggcggaggcgatcgcgaacgacgggtTACGGCCGGAgatcgcggcgtgcgtgaccgccgccatcggcacggtgacggcggcgtgatTGGACGGAACGAGTCGTAGACTAGTTCTTACACGTTCGTTGTTTTGCTTTCATTACACGCTTCGACCAAGACCTTTCGCCTCTCGTGCCACCCCCCCTCCCTAATAACTTTGTGTGTTTTCGCCGTATTGACTCCTCACTgtttcttcttctccgcggccttggccttgatGGCCTTGGGCGACACGTGCTTGGAGTAGTAAAAGTGTCCAAAGAGTCCGAGGAGCGAGATCATGTAGTAGAAGAGAATCTGGGAGATGAACTTGGGGTAGGACGGGTACGCGAGGAGGTACACGCTCTGGCACAAGTTCAGGAAGAACTGGAACATCTGCATCTGCGTGAGGTACCGGCCCCACCACAGGTACTTCTTCCGCCTCTTCTCATCCTTGCCGACCAAGACGGCGAGCAGGTAATAGGAATACATGCAGACGTGCACCCAAGagttgagcgccgcggagaagtaagcgtcgccgccgggagccCTGTGGGCGATCATCCACCACACGAAAGAGATGGTCGCGTGGTGGTAGACGTGCAGGAAGGACACCTGCTTCAGGTTGTTCTTGATGAGCATGATGAACGTGTCGAGGAACTCGTACATTTTGCTCACGTAGAAGACCCAGATGTAGTGCGCCATGGCGGTCTCCTTTGGGTTGTACACGTTGCCCCACACGCTGTATCCGTTCTTGTACGCCTCGAGGAGGCAGCCGCCGCACATGTAGAGcgagagcgcgacgaggaagacgtTGTGGAAGATCACCAGGCCGCGAACCCACGCGGGATCCTTCTTCGTCGGATCCTTAGGCTTGTCTTTcaggacgcgcacgccggtGCCCACGATGATGAGGTAGGCCATCAGGGACGTGAGCAGGATGGTAGGAGACGCGACCGCGATCCAGTCCTTGGTCACGGGACTGAGCGGGTGAACGTCCCAGTTGATCGCCTGTGAGTTGGGGAGGGGGCGCAGATGTCAGCGTGAAGGGGGCGGGCGGGTGATTGGATGGAAATCACCCCTCGTGATCGTCGGGTGATTTTGAGGCTAACGGCGGTGGGGGAATCGGCGTGAGTACCTTGAGCACCGCGAAGGTGGTGCCGGACACCTTCTGGTCCCAGGCGGTCCACGCCTGCACCAGCTGCTGGGGCATCGCCATTTTAGGTGGAGATACTTGatacgccgtcgcgcgcgtggcaGAATGCGGCGCCGGGAGGCTGACCTGGGAATCCTCGCAGGGAGCGCCGGCCCCCAAAAAGCGATATCCACAATTTTGTGAGGCCCTGAGCTGTTCGAGGGCCGCGATTGGTCGATGGCGGTTTAATAAGCTCGTTGAAATTTTGAGAGTTTacacagcgccgcgcgccagtAGAAATATCGAGTCGTGAACCAACGATTTCGCCGTGCAAAATAGTCCAAAATATTCGATTCCGTTCACAATTTTCCCACTAATTTCAACAGTCCCTCCACTTCTTCGGAGGGGGAGACGTGGGCACGCCCATGACCTTGAGCttccccaccgccgccgccgccgcctcgttctccCCGAGCTCCGAGTGCACCGCCCTGAGCGACTCGAGCAGCAGCCGCTTCGTCTCGGCGTCcccagcctcctccgcctgctcGACAGCCGCGAGCATCTgatccctcgcggcggcggcgtcgccctgcTCGTGAAGCGCGCGACCGAGCGCGTAacgcacgtccgcgccgccgccgtgcttgACGCTGCGCCGCAGCGCACCCTCCGCGTGTTTCCATCGCCCGTGCTCCAGGAAAAGCTTCCCAATCTCCCCGAGCAAGGGCCACTCGTCGTTGGACAAGCCGCACCGAAATGCGGACCCGATGGCCTGCTCAGCCTCCGGAGCCCTGTCCGAGAGCAACGCCACGAGGCACAGGTAGCCCCACACGCGCGCGTTGGTGTGGTCCTGGatgttcgcctcggcgagcgcagcctcggcggacTCCAGGTCGCCTTGCCTGAGCATcgcgatccccgcgcccAACCAGGTGGACGCACACGGGCACATCTCGCACCCGGCTTCAAACGTCGCCCTCGCATCCGCGAGATCGCCGTTCTCCGTCAACGCCCTCCCGAGGTTGAGGATGAGCTTGAGGGAGGCGGGCGGACGGCCGTTCGCCTCGCCGGTGCACGCCATCGCGTGCGTGTACGCCTCCACGGCATCCGCGAAGTTACCCTCCTTCGTGTGCAAGTCGCCCAGGAGCTCGAAGGGCCTCGGATCGGTGGCGTCAACCGCCAGGGCGTCCATCAAGAAGGCGTGCGCGTTCTGCGGCATGCCctcgagcatcgccgcgcgagccaggCAGATCGATCGAATGAACGCGGCGTGCGTGCGCGACTGCTCCAAGATCGCGCAAGCCTCCGCGGGCATGTGCATGTCGAGGAGTAGCAGCGACGTCGAGACGAAAGCCTCCGGTGGCTTCTCCGGCTGCGAGCCGGGCGagccggcggtgacgcgggacatgacctcggcggcgaggcggcgcgcct encodes:
- a CDS encoding predicted protein, yielding MFAISTQTLTARPVALRARSAASRSPRAFRIATAAAKKDAPKEEPKEEAGIDFKGLKQLISMGLGTISGDITEINLKDPTRTVVMELEANNFEDKDGNPLWKPDDKGYVAESGEATPVMNYVVPVVLGIGAIGGVVATLNAL
- the TIC55-5 gene encoding chloroplast envelope protein translocase family (inner chloroplast membrane translocase (import) Tic55), whose protein sequence is MRIPVWIFTGPLGAGKSTVINAVLDALPKSSNPACITHHFAMSYGCESTPVRRDPASTGRSKSHANETAARLNLAFYDEVYDFGSGCICCSPKGDFARRLWALARWNDEDLTQKVTHLFVETTGLGEPDAFAKLFFHDDVVAAAFELRCVVAVVNPANVAPALDEVPPAGLANKPAAQLAPASVLCVNPRAGADGANGADGADGADGADGAADGLERARRAAAPGAVVVDASALTSDPRTFGRCCLDALADAPAFDQSAAARRDPSFADADADATVPLVQTSLALGSAHDGRVVTACCAERGALNRVAFVEWIQSVHAAAGGGLARCKGDVELAGEGGRRLVVDGVGGALTLREEAGREERSRGAAGDGTDQRDGTEGWGGDGPKAPLCGDASCQISEHRHGDRPSRVFFAGKSMKVSKLRAGFRACFVPKGFEWAADIEVDFPGRGDMGKEVEVRGERVALWRVDGQFKAIAAICPHAGGELAKGSVLSMGEGGQKLLSCPVHFFTFDMESGECVTAKSCSRAKVYETRVALGGIYVRVQGAGVDGDEAGARDGDDGEEDGYRPLAVVDFDANGNVVRVG
- a CDS encoding predicted protein, which codes for MPAMSTPRVALAFLLACILTVCQGIDVAPSSPRAQRLREVRRRGREVTAESRNLVSERDSGKHPKTLRFTLHAFEEQFDIHLERNDALFHQDYRETVYQADGSLADAPVSSVNCHYHGRVKDADGWSAVAMTLCEGMRGHIMVDGHRITLDPAGSNHDGDHVATARIHGDDEEPEVDVDHIISARGDNGNRFSFVDNLAHIAGQNPAFASIARRRLNAAYAVGTNAKMEMVVVNDLNRVNMYKAGARSTNDGSMRATGKTKEELFAMNATTPSNDALSALQADNVMMFNVVNLIFLELSSPRLEIILRQQISFTTTEPDEIRNACIDGCLGEVNKWWMSYARENSIPHDAMHFLQGNIVSKYAGVAYMRSVCSPRYSASVTVSAGKNGDGLFFLGVTWNDITTIAHEVGHQVGFPHDHDEGGNIAGLSCIQDQKLPGLPIMHYGSNWGNSDCFYDYNKTGDKNVTDCWSPCSRAWYDYYMSRHSFWCLNYDNVCLNISGTMDCFAGGPPAPPSPPPSPPPPPPEVWIEQPENIAIVSVSTIAFAALLAGAGYIMYRRRKQGKKMIPPLPKWMKLPPLPKWMKDWKWRRGAKVGVAQANATSPKRSTDPSTKRQTKSSGSKRPWKLKFKLPSMGPCLASCKSAAVVVKNAGVQKKKAKVKKNKVVPKRPPV
- a CDS encoding predicted protein, whose translation is MAAVAEPVGEFIDAFNSDYARIHKAYEDNFWATKMNLKGNSTDALTESFNALEAFLGDRDTLDKVRGYLAGADATDAQVVVLKHIEKTLGCYIVESAEAKKVREEAVALENKMNSARNKLGLTYVESDGTVTDATPTVLRTKIRSASDESVRKSCWEATRKVGPFLLSNGFPKIIAERNRFARTLGFVDFYDMKVTQAEGFSKARCFEMLDGLETATRPILDAALAKLKADKGEDALKPWNISYALSGELSREMDPYFPFENAPEVWGRSFAAMGIRYRDTKMQLDLCDRKGKYPNGFCHWPIAPHKAQDGTWNASQANFTSLATPDEVGSGNTALTTLMHEGGHAAHFANIEQGSPLFSQERAPFSVSLAETQSMFLDSLCGDAAWLGRYAKDRAGSPIPWDLLERSIREKHPFEVFMLRGMIAVPYFEKALYELDEADLTAENIERIADEIEHKIQGGLAARPLLSVPHITSDESSCYYHGYVFAEMAVHQTRAHFLGKYGVIVDNPEIGPEMLRSYWLAGSGEPGFLKMVQDLTGKPLGHDAWVAELSKPTEDVVRDEKEEYAKAVNAGAYAGEVDLGMHAVFVHGDEVISDSKVEDGYAAACAKFKKWVNENWPKTAVTA
- a CDS encoding predicted protein, with translation MPPRKKPPTPGSAGKGRQLGLFESFQRDTPSKRRRKSAGGDIHLEYSKSRAGYDTFTVKFIETEGKCGVGYATGANEEDTRRSEAEFVSAFDDLLRNQRDQVPPHHFYERLLSILVRPREAMRFDIVGEMADDDADGGDADDPRHPPGRGSPAEDRRLVRAAADVFTRIQRQHPTARVAVVDIPVANQTSPRREPVPYVESCDATWTPLDSDKRAGSSADAHVDAQQSQEIGIGKEVTARGGGADWRRFRALVKCVGGDPEMLDVLCLGAEKKSTRRSSRKNDTAGAGDDLDLDLDEKEDEVGDVARGRKGKGKKGGKSAVNSSEGADAGPYPGYVPPRLGAVLLFQHSVDVLAADAAARIAVFERRVAMQNEVDAAAKSSNVQRPNEPTPSRLGRPSVPSSAGAFSPDRPVPDSQDSDVVPESPDAGVGTQSQKQAPPVDLNARGNWALGVLQNSLLYRLVGLAPTPAEGAALIRDVFELAGFAAENAFRRHADHSSAIGRQPPSEPPPGCEDAGVDAIGASAHLFLSRLGDLLDLAEPASGTSDRRLTQLRLTVDEAAAKFWRCTGGLMGASCPEALRETEAKRAFMASMCGGATDGGTTSGARRRLRLVRSALRQCVVARQAPGIMIAGLGREKDGEGARDVFDYVARDAKTAIKSQKISEGSADFRESVGRLGLMIGAAAQAAAALSDPGKRTYEGSLRAGVKAFVAEAIANDGLRPEIAACVTAAIGTVTAA